Genomic segment of Pseudomonadota bacterium:
TATTCATCCACTCCTGCATCTTTGGGTCGAGGGCGTATGCATCGGCAATCTTTTCATACATCCAGTCATCGACAACTTCGGCGGTGGCATCCCAACCTAAGACAACATCCATCATATGGGAAATATCGCCTGCTCCTTTGTATCCGTGGCGCTTCATACCATCCAGCCATTTGGGGTTAACCAGCCTGGATCGAAGTACATGTTTTGCTTCTTCAAAAGTGGTGCGCATTTTGACGCGCTTGGGATCGGCGCTGTCTCCCATTACGGCAAACGGCAACTCGCCTCGTACGGTCTTAACCGCAACTATCATACCGCCATAGTAATTGTAGTAGTCGGTGCATGACATCATGTCGTATTCCCTGGAATCTTCATTTTTCACGGTCACATCCATGCGCGACAGGTGTTTCCGGTAAACATCGGGTTTCTGCTTGCCATAACTGCCCATGCCGTATGCGTGGGAGGAATAGCGGATATAGTTGTTGCCCAGATCTTCCTGGGTTTCCCAGTTTTTAGATTCTACCAGTTCGGCTACGCCTGCGCCATAAGTGCCGGGAGGACAGCCAAAGACACGGAATGTTGCCTCACGGAAGGCATCTTCTTCGCTCATTCCCATACGGCGGTATTCTTCAAGATCCTTGTAAACATTTCGTCGCAAAAAATTTGATTCCGGCGGTTCTTTAAGAGCCGAAACAATTCGCACAGCCTCGTCTATGCGTTCCACCAGGTTGGGGAAAGAATCACGGAAAAAGCCTGAGATGCGTGGTGTTACATCCAGCCGGGGACGTCCAAGTTCACTTAAGGGAATTACCTCCAATCCGGTCACATTACCGCTGCCTTTGGCCCACACAGGACGCAGGCCCATAAGATAGTATATCTCAGCAATGTCGTCGCCCCGTGTGCGCATGGTGGTTGTACCATAAACAAGTATACCGATATTGTCCGGATACCTGCCTGATTCCTGCATATAGCGTTCGATGAGGGCGTTGCCTAAACGTACTCCCACTTCCCAGGCAGCCGGGCTGGGGATTTTGTTGGGGTCTACGGAATAGAAGTTGCGCCCGGTGGGCAGGATGTCGGCCTGGCCGCGCGTAGGTGCGCCCGATGGGCCGGGAGGCACAAATCCGCCGGTAAAGCCGGTGAAGCAAAAATCAATTTCTTCCGTGCAGCGCCGGATATTCGGTACAAGGGTATCTGCGATATAGGTAAGAACAGCCTCAGCTTCAGGTAAGGGTTGGCCCAGCACTTCTTTGGTTACAGCAGCAACGCTGTCGGGCCGAAATCCTGTGGCGGCCAGGCCATGTGCCAGGGCAAGAGCCTTTTTATGTGCCTGGCTGACAATCTCTGCGCCGCTCAGACCGCAAAATCGTTCCGGCCGCTTGCCTCGATGCTCCAGTACATCATCATAATTATAGCCCATAGAGCGTACCATGGCTTCCCTTAAAGAAGGAGTATCACCGTTTGCCAGGCGGGTTAGCTGGACGACAAATTCTTCCAGGCGTTGCTCTTCGGGAGGAATCCCCATGACATGAAGGCCGTCGTTTATCATGGTGTCGGACAGTTCTTCGATGTAGGCATGCAGCCGCTCCAGAAATCCGTCGAAGTCGCTGAGAGCCTTCTCTTTGTTTATCTCCAGGTCTTTATCAAGATTGGCGGCTTCTACCGCTTCCCAGATCATGGGACGCAAAATCTCAACTTTGGCGGGATCTTCGGCCACGGCCACGGCATAGTCGGTTACCAGTCCCTGTACCTTGCCTAAATCATCATATAGATCGGCATTTGTATAAGCCGGAGTAAGATGGTCGATTATACAGGCATAACTGCGACGTTTGGCCTGGGTGCCTTCCCCCGGGTCATTGATGATATATGGATAAACATTGGGCAATTCCATGATAGCAAGATCCGGATAGCAGGTTTCGGAAAGCCCCAGAGATTTTCCGGGCAGCCACTCAAGGGAGCCGTGTTTGCCGACGTGCATAACCACATCAGCCTTGAATACATCCCTGATCCAGCGATAGTGGGCAAGATAGTGGTGGGGTGGTGAAAGGTACATATCATGATAAATTTTATCTATGTTTTCAAGATAACCACGGGGCGGCTGGATAGTCATAAATACATTGCCGTTTATGATACCTGCAAAGTGCATCTGATCTTCGTAGACAAAAAGTTCGCCCGGAATTTCACCCCAGTCGGCTGTCATCTTTTCGCGTATGGTTTCAGGCAGTGCAGCATGCCATGGTGTAAAGCACTCACGGCCGGCATGGGCCTCGGCTCTGGCGGCCAGTTGGTCCGGGGTAAGCCAGCGCTGATCGCAGGTCATTCGGCTTAGCATATCGTGAGCCAGTTTATCTCCGTCACTGTATGTTTGATCTATACGATAACCGGTTGCCTGCATCCTGTCCAGCAGGCCCTTGACGCTGGCAAAGCTGTCTAAGCCAGCAGCGCAGCCGATACGGTCATTGCGCGGCGGGTAGTGATGAAAAATTATGGCTACACGGCGATCCGCATTAGTTTTGGATTTTAAGCGACCCCAATTGAGAGATAAGCGCACCATCTTGTCAATCCTTTCCGTAATAGGTATATACTTTGCCAACAATGCGCCGGTTAAAGGATCGATAGTTTCCTGTTCCCGGGTGGCAACCGGCACGGTGATCAATACACCGTCGAATTCAGGTTGAGCCGCCGAATAGGAGACATCCATTGTGTGCATGCCCTGTAAGCTTTCCTTCCACTGAGCATAGGGATTGAGAGAAATCATTGCCTGTATGCACGGTACGTTAAGGCACGGAAGCAGCTCTTTGTATTCAGGGGCTGCCAGGGTTAGTGAGAATAGTAATGGATTTATTAATACCTGGATACGGGGAGTATCACCGTCCATAAAAAAATGTTTAACTATGTAATCGGCTCCGCGATTGCCACGATCAGCGTCTTTGTAGCGCTGGTGAAAAACCGGAATTACATTGGCGCCCTGGGATTCGACAGACCGGATAATGGCATCTATATATGCAAGATTATTGTTTAGCCAATAGGTCTGGTAGAACCACAGACCAACAGTAATTTTAGATGGATCTACCTTTTCTGCCAGATAAGTTTCAAGATCGGGGATACCGGCAATATCAGGATGATAGATGCCTTCGTGCGGAAGCTGTATAGCGGGCCTGCACTCAGCATTAGAGCCGAAAAGGTGGTTGTTAAGATAAATCAACAGTTGGTGATAATTTATATGGCCGCCATGGCTCAAATAGCGCCCGATCGTATCCCAGACAGGGGTGCCGAAATCAGGAGAGTGTTTGCGGGCAGCTTCCACCGAATCTTCGTCACCGCCGGTGGGCTGGATATGCAGATATGGCCGTTGATCGTTGGTAACTGCGGTCAATGCCTCGGTCAAAGCATCAAAGGCAGGGAAAGAAGGCTTGCCTCCGTGTAGTGTAATGATGATCGCATCGGAATTTAAAGCTTGAGTTACAAAAGCCTTCTGACGTGCTTTGTCGAATAACTGGGTTTGAGTGCGGGCATGAACGGAAATTTCACTGCCGCTGGTATCGGTGTATTGGCGGACTCCTTCGCTGAGCGAAGGCAATTCCATAGCGGTGGCGGAAAAATAACAAAGTTTATAAGGTTTCATTGAGCCTCCATCTGTTTTTCGGGAACATACCGGCCAAAATTATGATTTGGAGTCAGGCGGTCCAGTTCTTCAAATAATTGGCCTATGTTGGAGCAGCGGATAAGGTGCTCTTGTGTTGACGGTTTCAATAGTGAATTGATTTTTTTGCGCCGCATGGTTAAGACCGGTTTGCCGTTCTTAAGAGCGGTTTTTAAGATGCTCAGATTGCATCTGTTTAATTGATTTATCTCAAAACCGCAGTCTATGACTACATCGCAATCATCCATTTGCTCTATAGCTTTTCTGACACATATTCCGTTTATTGACTTCATTGGCGAATGAACAGTGCAATGGGCTCCCAAAGATTTTGCAACATAGAAATCCAGATCATTGGTATGTACAATGCCGGTTGCGATTGAATATCCCCGTTTGGCCAGCATCCTGTATACCATAGCGCCGCTTCCCATACCGGCTACAACGAACGCGCGGCCACAATTTCCGTTTCCGCGCAGTTCAATACTTCCCAGGCGTTGATTGAAGTTTGCGCCGTTGAAATCATAAAGATCGGTAACAGCCCGGCTGGTAAGCACAGATTCGGGAGCCCCCCAGGCATTCAGGCTGCCGCCCTTTAATAAAGCAACTTTGTCTGACACTTTTGCTGCTACATCAATGTCGTGCATTGAAGCAACCACAGTAATTCCTTGTGTCCGGCACAGATCGCGCAGGATAGACATAACCTCAACCCGGTGTTTCAGATCAAGATGAATTGTCGGTTCGTCAAGTAATAATAGAAGTGGTTGCTGGGCAAGCGCTCTGGCTACCAACACTTTCTGGCGTTCTCCATCGCTCAGATCCGCAAATGGTCTGTGTGACAGGTTTTTGGCATGTACGTCAATCAGGGCGTTTTGAACAACTGAATGATCCTTATTGCTGAGCCGTCCCAGGAAATTAGTATGAGGATAGCGGCCAAGAACAACAAATTCAAAAACGGTAAAAAGAGGTGGTGATACCTTGTCCGTCAGAACAATTGCCATGATCCTGGCCAGTTCCATAGCGTTAAGGTCGCTCAGAGGCCGCCCCATTAACTCAATATGACCGCCAAGCGGGTCAAGATGACGTGACAAGGTGCGAAGCAGGGTGGTTTTGCCTGCTCCGTTGGGTCCCAGAAGTGAAATGAATTGTCCTTTTTCAAAATCCATATTCAGCCCGCTTAGAACAATCTTGCCTTTGTAGCCGACGATCAGATCCCGGCAGGCCAGGATATGGTCTTTTTTGTTTTTATTCATAAATACCCCATTTTTTGTGCAATCACATTTTTACCCTCCGTTTAATTAAAAGGCCTATAACAACAGGAGCGCCGAAAAAAGCGGTGATTGCCGATAAAGGCAGCTCAACGGGGGAAAGCAGCATCCTTGCAATCAGATCGCACAGACTGGTAACCAGCGCTCCCATCAGGCAGGCACCGGGTATAAGGATTCTATTATCTGAAGTACCAAAACCGAGACGAGCCATATGAGGTACTGCCAATCCCACGAATGCCACCGGGCCTGCCACGGATGTGACCATGCCCGCCAGAGCGCAGGCGAACAGCAGAATCAGAATGCGGAATCTGCGAATGTTGACTCCCATTGAAGCTGCATATTCTTCACCCAGTAAAAATGCGTTTAAAGGCTTGCTCAGCATATAAATAAGGACCAGGATGAGCCCACCCAAAAAAAGCATTACCGAAATTTCATTCCACTTGAAGCCTGAAAAACTTCCCAGCTGCCAGAGGACAAAGCCCTTGATTTTTTCCTTTTCCGCAAGGGCGGTGAGGATGGCGGTAACTGCACTGCATAAATATCCCATCATCAGCCCTACGATAAGCAGAGTAACCCCGCTTTTTACACGTGATGCAACTGCTACAACGATCAGCATTACTCCATATGCGCCTGCAAAAGCTGCTATCGTGGTCATGAAGGGCGAAAGCACGGTCATGCCGACTGTCAGTGTGGTCAGCATGACAAATGAAACCATCACCGTTGCGCCTGAAGAGATTCCCAAGATAAAGGGTCCCACGATAGGATTACGGAAATATACCTGAAGAAGCAGTCCTGAAACAGCAAGGTATGCGCCTCCCAATACTGCGGCGATAGCCCTGGGAATGCGGATTTTCCAGATAATAGATGATATTGTGTTAACGTCGTGTGAACTTATCAGAGCTTGCAGAATTTCAGATAAAGAAATGGAAACTGATCCGATACCTATATTGAGCATTACCAGACAGGCAGTTATAATCCCCAAAAGGGCAAAAACAACCGCAGGTCTGCGCCAGGTTACAGGGTTAACACAGGAAAGAGCTGATTCGGCTGTTGTCATATAAGGCCTCCGATATCAGGCGGATCAGTGTCAGGCAGTTCGGTAAAATACCGGCGTTTAAAATCGGGATAGAGTTTGGGATGAATAATGGCGGCGATTTCCGTTAGTATTTCATCCAGATGGTCGCCTGATTGAACATAATGGGGTAAAGGTGCATAGACTTTGCCTGACTTTAAAGGCTTGATATCTGAAAACAGTGGATTCATCCGGGCCAGAGCCGCTTTGGAAGTGGCTCCGTATTCCTTTGTGCGGTAGGTAAACAGTATATCGGCTTCTTCGCCGCTATACAGGAAACGTTCTACAGATATCTCGATACAGGAAGTACCGTAAACATCCTCAAACAGATAATCGCTTTGGGTAAGTCCGATCAGTTCACCGACCCAGGCATTTCCGGGTTCAACCAATACCCTTTTTTCGTAAATATCACCCCACATCACCTTGGGCGCAGATCCGGCATTGGCTGTCTTTTCGCGAATCTCAAGCAACGTATTGTTCACTCGGTCGAAAAAGGCGGTTGCCTCTGCTTCACGATTGAAAAAAGGAGCCAGAAACTGCACAAAACGCATCCGGGCATTGAGGCACATGGCAGTCGGTGTTGAGGTGACTGCGCAGGGGATGCCGAGTTCATCAAGCATGGGTATTATGGAAGGGTCCCAGGTCAGCACCAGTTCAGGGCTTTGTTGTTTTATACGTTCGTAATCGATACTGCTCGCATCACCTAAATATGCGATTTTGCCTGAAGCTAATCCCTGCTTTACTTCTTTGATATACCAATTGCCGGCAGGATTTGTAACACCCACCAGAACTTCTTCCAATACACCCAAAGCACGCAATACTGCTACATCAAAAAACCCATAGGCTACAACACGTTTTACAGGAGTTCTGACAATTTTTACAGGATCTACATCTTTTGGTGCCGGTATATTGCGCGGAATCAAGACCAGCATGCGCCCTGCTCCGTCATGCACATCAATACGGTCTTTTGAAATCCGGTTTAGCGTAAATTCGCCGATCTGGACAAAAGATTGTTGTTTATCGGGGTTGGCCTGGCTGCAACCGATAATAATCAATGCAATCAGGATAGGCGACAGGCGCCGTATATTTTTATTATCGTTCATAAAGACTCCTTTGTATATTTTTTAAAAAAAATCCATTCGGCCAGATACATGAAAAGACCTGCTGTAAAAAGAATTATACCGGCTATATACACGCATACACCCGGGTCTTTG
This window contains:
- a CDS encoding ABC transporter substrate-binding protein, which codes for MNDNKNIRRLSPILIALIIIGCSQANPDKQQSFVQIGEFTLNRISKDRIDVHDGAGRMLVLIPRNIPAPKDVDPVKIVRTPVKRVVAYGFFDVAVLRALGVLEEVLVGVTNPAGNWYIKEVKQGLASGKIAYLGDASSIDYERIKQQSPELVLTWDPSIIPMLDELGIPCAVTSTPTAMCLNARMRFVQFLAPFFNREAEATAFFDRVNNTLLEIREKTANAGSAPKVMWGDIYEKRVLVEPGNAWVGELIGLTQSDYLFEDVYGTSCIEISVERFLYSGEEADILFTYRTKEYGATSKAALARMNPLFSDIKPLKSGKVYAPLPHYVQSGDHLDEILTEIAAIIHPKLYPDFKRRYFTELPDTDPPDIGGLI
- the cobN gene encoding cobaltochelatase subunit CobN, yielding MKPYKLCYFSATAMELPSLSEGVRQYTDTSGSEISVHARTQTQLFDKARQKAFVTQALNSDAIIITLHGGKPSFPAFDALTEALTAVTNDQRPYLHIQPTGGDEDSVEAARKHSPDFGTPVWDTIGRYLSHGGHINYHQLLIYLNNHLFGSNAECRPAIQLPHEGIYHPDIAGIPDLETYLAEKVDPSKITVGLWFYQTYWLNNNLAYIDAIIRSVESQGANVIPVFHQRYKDADRGNRGADYIVKHFFMDGDTPRIQVLINPLLFSLTLAAPEYKELLPCLNVPCIQAMISLNPYAQWKESLQGMHTMDVSYSAAQPEFDGVLITVPVATREQETIDPLTGALLAKYIPITERIDKMVRLSLNWGRLKSKTNADRRVAIIFHHYPPRNDRIGCAAGLDSFASVKGLLDRMQATGYRIDQTYSDGDKLAHDMLSRMTCDQRWLTPDQLAARAEAHAGRECFTPWHAALPETIREKMTADWGEIPGELFVYEDQMHFAGIINGNVFMTIQPPRGYLENIDKIYHDMYLSPPHHYLAHYRWIRDVFKADVVMHVGKHGSLEWLPGKSLGLSETCYPDLAIMELPNVYPYIINDPGEGTQAKRRSYACIIDHLTPAYTNADLYDDLGKVQGLVTDYAVAVAEDPAKVEILRPMIWEAVEAANLDKDLEINKEKALSDFDGFLERLHAYIEELSDTMINDGLHVMGIPPEEQRLEEFVVQLTRLANGDTPSLREAMVRSMGYNYDDVLEHRGKRPERFCGLSGAEIVSQAHKKALALAHGLAATGFRPDSVAAVTKEVLGQPLPEAEAVLTYIADTLVPNIRRCTEEIDFCFTGFTGGFVPPGPSGAPTRGQADILPTGRNFYSVDPNKIPSPAAWEVGVRLGNALIERYMQESGRYPDNIGILVYGTTTMRTRGDDIAEIYYLMGLRPVWAKGSGNVTGLEVIPLSELGRPRLDVTPRISGFFRDSFPNLVERIDEAVRIVSALKEPPESNFLRRNVYKDLEEYRRMGMSEEDAFREATFRVFGCPPGTYGAGVAELVESKNWETQEDLGNNYIRYSSHAYGMGSYGKQKPDVYRKHLSRMDVTVKNEDSREYDMMSCTDYYNYYGGMIVAVKTVRGELPFAVMGDSADPKRVKMRTTFEEAKHVLRSRLVNPKWLDGMKRHGYKGAGDISHMMDVVLGWDATAEVVDDWMYEKIADAYALDPKMQEWMNKVNPFALQNILDKLLEAINRGMWDADKQMEEDLRNAYLEMEGEIEEWTDTPGTEMIAEKKASAK
- a CDS encoding iron ABC transporter permease, which gives rise to MTTAESALSCVNPVTWRRPAVVFALLGIITACLVMLNIGIGSVSISLSEILQALISSHDVNTISSIIWKIRIPRAIAAVLGGAYLAVSGLLLQVYFRNPIVGPFILGISSGATVMVSFVMLTTLTVGMTVLSPFMTTIAAFAGAYGVMLIVVAVASRVKSGVTLLIVGLMMGYLCSAVTAILTALAEKEKIKGFVLWQLGSFSGFKWNEISVMLFLGGLILVLIYMLSKPLNAFLLGEEYAASMGVNIRRFRILILLFACALAGMVTSVAGPVAFVGLAVPHMARLGFGTSDNRILIPGACLMGALVTSLCDLIARMLLSPVELPLSAITAFFGAPVVIGLLIKRRVKM
- a CDS encoding ABC transporter ATP-binding protein encodes the protein MNKNKKDHILACRDLIVGYKGKIVLSGLNMDFEKGQFISLLGPNGAGKTTLLRTLSRHLDPLGGHIELMGRPLSDLNAMELARIMAIVLTDKVSPPLFTVFEFVVLGRYPHTNFLGRLSNKDHSVVQNALIDVHAKNLSHRPFADLSDGERQKVLVARALAQQPLLLLLDEPTIHLDLKHRVEVMSILRDLCRTQGITVVASMHDIDVAAKVSDKVALLKGGSLNAWGAPESVLTSRAVTDLYDFNGANFNQRLGSIELRGNGNCGRAFVVAGMGSGAMVYRMLAKRGYSIATGIVHTNDLDFYVAKSLGAHCTVHSPMKSINGICVRKAIEQMDDCDVVIDCGFEINQLNRCNLSILKTALKNGKPVLTMRRKKINSLLKPSTQEHLIRCSNIGQLFEELDRLTPNHNFGRYVPEKQMEAQ